Proteins encoded in a region of the Dreissena polymorpha isolate Duluth1 chromosome 6, UMN_Dpol_1.0, whole genome shotgun sequence genome:
- the LOC127833402 gene encoding uncharacterized protein LOC127833402, giving the protein MIEVKLPAIEGNAVVEEFLNRSVRLFSKNGLSTYETVRALKQAGIAPEDIQRINKGQSYQSVEVMFKFRDCLRKLSDLKGLLDVGGKTVEVSSLGLKKVMLKIHWLPVYFNTGKLSEIFSKFGKVLRVTDEHFDFDGVPIATGVRRVFIDMEEEKLSCLPHLLNFACGAKALITMYGRPPLCLRCRNVGHVRKECPEQISGARHQNVVEKQPLLADSSKDAQQGTVKTVTSATQPAAPKSVQPEGHR; this is encoded by the coding sequence ATGATTGAGGTTAAATTACCTGCGATTGAGGGCAATGCGGTAGTGGAGGAATTTCTTAACCGATCAGTAAGGCTTTTTTCTAAAAATGGATTGTCTACGTATGAAACGGTGAGGGCCCTCAAACAGGCCGGGATTGCTCCAGAGGATATTCAACGAATAAACAAAGGTCAATCTTATCAGTCGGTTGAGGTGATGTTTAAATTTCGCGACTGTTTAAGAAAGTTGTCGGACTTGAAAGGACTTCTAGATGTGGGAGGAAAAACGGTGGAAGTATCGAGTTTGGGATTGAAAAAAGTAATGCTGAAAATCCACTGGCTGCCTGTGTATTTTAATACCGGTAAGCTCAGCGAGATTTTCTCGAAATTTGGGAAAGTACTAAGAGTGACAGATGAACATTTTGATTTCGATGGTGTTCCGATTGCAACTGGAGTCCGTCGCGTTTTCATCGATATGGAGGAGGAGAAATTGAGTTGCTTACCACATTTACTTAATTTTGCCTGTGGTGCAAAGGCACTTATAACAATGTATGGGCGTCCCCCCCTGTGTCTGCGTTGCCGTAATGTTGGGCACGTCAGGAAGGAATGCCCAGAACAAATTTCTGGCGCCCGTCATCAAAATGTTGTGGAAAAGCAACCTTTGCTTGCGGATTCGTCAAAAGATGCGCAGCAGGGAACAGTGAAGACGGTGACATCTGCTACTCAACCGGCAGCGCCAAAATCTGTGCAGCCGGAAGGCCACAGATAG